A stretch of DNA from Pseudonocardia hierapolitana:
GGGCAAATGGTCGCTCCCGAAGATCGTTTGACAACCATCTCCCCTTGATCGCTGAAGGTTCCTCGCGTCGATCAGGCAAAAGCCTCTATCCGTCGGAAATGCACTGATCGGGCGGCTCGGCCATGAGCGGGGCGAGGTCGGTGCCCGCAGCGATCTCCTCCGCCTCCCGCCCCCGGCGGAACAGCACTGCGTCCCGGCCGTGCAGCACCGTGGTCACCCCGTCCGCCCGCAGCCAGGCGCCCTCGCGCAGCCCCAGTACCGGCACGTCGTTCTCCTCCAGGAACTCCGCGATGCGCTGGGCGCGGGTCTCGCCCATGTGGGTCGAGTCGGGCGGGGCGTCGAGGTAGTGCGGGTTGATCTGGAAGTCGATCAGCCCGAGCGCCTCGAAGCCGTCGGGCTGGACGATCGGCATGTCGTTCGTGGTCCGGATGGTGGGGCACGCGAGGTTGGTGCCCGCGCTCGCCCCGCCGTAGCGGGCACCGCGCTCGACGGCCGCGCGCAGGGCGGCGAGCAGGCCGCCCCGCTGCAGCGCGCGCAGCAGTCGGAACGTGTTGCCGCCGCCGACGAACACGGCCTCGGTGGCGGCCAGCGCGGCCAGGGGGTCGGGCGCGGTGTGCAGGCCGCGCACGGTCACGCCGGAGCGGGCGAACGCGTCGCCGACGGCCTCGGTGTAGGCGTCGTGGTCGGCGAGGGCGTAGGGCACGAACAGCACCTCGCACTGCCCGTAGAACGAGGTCAGCTCGTCCTGCACGTGCTCGAACCGGCGCCGGCCGTGGTTCGTCGAGTTCGAGAGCAGCAGGAGGTTCACGCTGGGATCCTCCACTTCCTGGTGACAGCGCCAGTGGCCGATGTCACGATTTCCGGCATGACCGCGGAGAGCGAGCGCGTCCGTACCGACGTCGACAAGGCCTTGCTCGGGCACGCCACCTATCGCAGCCTCGGTGAGCAGCGGCTGTCGCCCGCCGAGGAGCGGTTCGAGAAGGGCCGCCGCACCATCGGGCTCTTCCTCGCACCGATCGTCACGATCGTCTTCCTGCTGCTGCCGCTGCCCCTCGAACCGGCGCAGAAGACGCTCGCGGCCGTACTGCTCGGCGTCGTCATCCTCTGGGTCACCGAGGCGGTGCCGATCCCGATCGGCGGTCTCCTCGGCGTGGCGGTGATCGTGTTCCTCCAGGTCGAGCCGGCCGACGACGTGCTCGCGCGGTTCGGCTCGTCCACGGTGTTCACGTTCATCGGGGCGTTCATCCTCGCCCAGGCGATGCTCAAGCACGGCGTGGCGCGGCGGTTCGCGTTCTTCATACTCGCTCTGCCGCGTGTCGGGACCTCTACGGCTGGGGTGATCATCGCGTTCGGCGTCATCACCTGTCTGCTCTCGGCGTTCGTGTCCAACACGGCCACCGTCGCGATGCTGCTGCCCACGGCGCTGGGCATCCTCGCCGTGATCGCCAAGCTGCTGCAGGACCGCGGGCTGGTGGCCATCGACTTCGACCCGCTGCGGCTGCGCGTCGGTGCCGCGATCATGCTGATGCTCGCCTACGGCGCCAGCGTCGGCGGCCTGCTCACGCCGGTCGGCAGCCCGCCCAACCTGATCGGGCGCGGCCTGATCGAGGAGGCCACGGGCCAGCGCATCAGCTTCGCGGCGTGGGTGGGCATGGCGATCCCGATCTGCGTGCTGATGTTCGTGGCGCTCGCGCTGGTACTGCTGCTGCTCAACAAGCCGGAGATCAAGCGGATCGAGGGTGTCGAGGAATACGTGGCGCAGCAGCGCGCCGAGATGGGGCCGCTGTCGCGGGCCGAGAAGAACACCCTGATCGCGTTCGGCATCACCGTCCTGCTGTGGATCTTCCCCGGCATCGTGGCGCTCTTCGCCGGCACCGACTCCGACTTCTACACAGCGGTGTCCGACCGGCTCGACGAGGGCATGGTGGCCGTGCTCGGTGCGTCGCTGCTCTACCTGTTGCCCGTCGACTGGCAGAACCGCGAGTTCACCCTGCGGTGGCGCGACGCCGCCGAGATCGACTGGGGCACGATCGTGCTGTTCGGCACCGGCATCATCTTCGGCGGGCTGCTGTCGTCCACCGGGCTCGCCGAGACGATCGGCAACGGCGTGTCGAGCGCGCTCGGCCTCACCAGCATCATCCCGATCACGATCTTCGCCGCCCTGCTGGCGATCATCGTCTCGGAAACCACGAGCAACACGGCCTCGGCCGCGGTGGTGGTGCCGATCGTCATCCCGGTGGCCGTGGCGGCGGGCGTCAACCCGTTCGTGCCGGCGCTGGCGGCCACGTTCGCGGCGTCGTTCGGCTTCATGCTGCCGGTGTCGACGCCGCAGAACGCCGTGGTCTACGGCTCCGGCGCGGTGCCGATCACCACGATGATCCGGTCCGGGTTCTCGTTCGACATCCTCGGGGCGATCCTCAT
This window harbors:
- the pepE gene encoding dipeptidase PepE; this encodes MNLLLLSNSTNHGRRRFEHVQDELTSFYGQCEVLFVPYALADHDAYTEAVGDAFARSGVTVRGLHTAPDPLAALAATEAVFVGGGNTFRLLRALQRGGLLAALRAAVERGARYGGASAGTNLACPTIRTTNDMPIVQPDGFEALGLIDFQINPHYLDAPPDSTHMGETRAQRIAEFLEENDVPVLGLREGAWLRADGVTTVLHGRDAVLFRRGREAEEIAAGTDLAPLMAEPPDQCISDG
- a CDS encoding SLC13 family permease yields the protein MTAESERVRTDVDKALLGHATYRSLGEQRLSPAEERFEKGRRTIGLFLAPIVTIVFLLLPLPLEPAQKTLAAVLLGVVILWVTEAVPIPIGGLLGVAVIVFLQVEPADDVLARFGSSTVFTFIGAFILAQAMLKHGVARRFAFFILALPRVGTSTAGVIIAFGVITCLLSAFVSNTATVAMLLPTALGILAVIAKLLQDRGLVAIDFDPLRLRVGAAIMLMLAYGASVGGLLTPVGSPPNLIGRGLIEEATGQRISFAAWVGMAIPICVLMFVALALVLLLLNKPEIKRIEGVEEYVAQQRAEMGPLSRAEKNTLIAFGITVLLWIFPGIVALFAGTDSDFYTAVSDRLDEGMVAVLGASLLYLLPVDWQNREFTLRWRDAAEIDWGTIVLFGTGIIFGGLLSSTGLAETIGNGVSSALGLTSIIPITIFAALLAIIVSETTSNTASAAVVVPIVIPVAVAAGVNPFVPALAATFAASFGFMLPVSTPQNAVVYGSGAVPITTMIRSGFSFDILGAILIIVLLPLMVAVMGFGM